One genomic segment of Longimicrobium sp. includes these proteins:
- a CDS encoding DUF3616 domain-containing protein, producing MPTPVFTVPLYFDSDPGGVSDPERLRQGISAVERTGDFLWLACDETPTLERLSLRPDGSFGAHRTYPLADFIDLPADGEVDVEGLAYAAPYLWVVGSNSRKRSKAKEGEDDAECIARLAKVETDASRYFLARIPLAQDPDGGGLVPVRSSPDPGNPEAELTAARLRGKGSKGGIFRELQEDAHLGRFMRIPGKDNGFDIEGLAVLGDRIFVGLRGPVLRGWAIILELEPVPDRERPDRLRLRKIGDDGERYRKHFLDLEGMGIRDIRRDGDDLLVLAGATMDLSAPSTLWRWPGGAKSERPSLVRGNELHPALQLPHERARRDDHPEAVALFPGGARASVMVLYDAASEGRLVPGGVLADVFELDE from the coding sequence ATGCCCACTCCCGTCTTCACCGTACCGCTCTACTTTGACAGCGATCCCGGCGGCGTCAGCGACCCGGAGCGGCTGCGCCAGGGCATCTCCGCCGTGGAGCGCACAGGCGACTTCCTGTGGCTGGCCTGCGACGAAACGCCCACGCTGGAGCGCCTGAGCCTGCGCCCGGATGGCAGCTTCGGAGCGCACCGGACGTACCCCCTGGCCGACTTCATCGACCTCCCCGCCGACGGCGAGGTGGACGTGGAGGGGCTGGCCTACGCCGCGCCCTACCTGTGGGTGGTCGGCTCCAACAGCCGCAAGCGGAGTAAGGCGAAGGAGGGGGAGGACGACGCGGAGTGCATCGCGCGGCTCGCAAAGGTGGAGACCGACGCCAGCCGGTACTTCCTTGCGCGTATCCCCCTGGCGCAGGACCCGGACGGCGGTGGGCTGGTCCCCGTGCGCTCGTCTCCTGATCCGGGCAATCCGGAGGCAGAGCTGACCGCCGCGCGGTTGCGGGGGAAGGGGTCGAAGGGCGGCATCTTTCGCGAACTCCAGGAGGACGCGCACCTGGGCCGCTTCATGCGCATCCCGGGCAAGGACAACGGCTTCGACATCGAGGGGCTGGCGGTGCTGGGCGACCGAATCTTCGTGGGGCTGCGAGGCCCGGTGCTGCGCGGCTGGGCGATCATCCTGGAGCTGGAGCCCGTCCCCGACCGCGAGCGCCCGGACCGCCTGCGCCTCCGCAAGATCGGCGACGACGGGGAGCGTTACAGGAAACACTTCCTGGACCTGGAAGGGATGGGGATCCGCGACATCCGCCGCGACGGCGACGACCTCCTGGTGCTGGCCGGCGCCACGATGGACCTCTCTGCACCCTCGACGCTCTGGCGCTGGCCGGGCGGCGCGAAGTCCGAGCGGCCCTCGCTGGTGCGCGGCAACGAGCTGCACCCCGCGCTGCAGCTTCCGCACGAGCGCGCCCGCCGCGACGATCACCCGGAAGCCGTGGCGCTCTTCCCCGGCGGCGCGCGCGCCTCGGTGATGGTGCTGTACGATGCCGCGTCCGAGGGGAGGCTGGTGCCCGGCGGGGTGCTGGCGGACGTCTTCGAGCTGGACGAATGA
- a CDS encoding DUF445 domain-containing protein yields MQTGEIALQPVQDEELKQTQLTTMKRRATGLLVLAFVVYVAARILETRWPGFGYLRATAEAAMIGGLADWFAVTALFRYPMGIKIPHTAIIPNRKDRIGRSLGNFVQNNFLSPAIIRTRLRSAGAARKGAEWLARPEHGESVGRHAAAAVSGVVQVLRDEDVQEIIQDNVMGRVRRTQVTPVVARVLSLVTQDNRHQELLDSAIRLLGRLVDENHGMIRERIGRETPWWVPTQVDDKIFEKLVGSVEKTLHEVASDPGHPLRARFNEAVAEFIVRLQESPQTIERGEAFKEEVLSHPAVREYSASLWGDLKASLLKNAADPESEFRRRIGHAVTRVGQSLVEDEELLEKVELWIENAVIYVVEQYRHEIAGLISTTVAAWDPEDTTRKIELQIGKDLQFIRINGTLVGGLAGLAIYAIGRVFGV; encoded by the coding sequence ATGCAGACGGGAGAGATCGCGCTTCAGCCGGTTCAGGACGAGGAGCTGAAGCAGACGCAGCTCACCACGATGAAGCGCCGCGCGACGGGGCTGCTGGTGCTGGCGTTCGTGGTGTACGTCGCGGCGCGGATACTGGAGACGCGCTGGCCCGGCTTCGGGTACCTGCGCGCTACCGCGGAGGCGGCCATGATCGGCGGGCTGGCAGACTGGTTCGCCGTCACCGCCCTCTTCCGCTACCCGATGGGGATCAAGATCCCCCACACCGCCATCATCCCCAACCGCAAGGACCGGATCGGGAGGAGCCTGGGGAACTTCGTCCAGAACAACTTCCTCTCCCCCGCCATCATCCGCACGCGCCTTCGCTCTGCGGGGGCGGCGCGAAAGGGGGCCGAGTGGCTCGCCCGCCCCGAGCACGGCGAGTCGGTGGGAAGGCACGCCGCGGCCGCCGTTTCGGGCGTGGTGCAGGTGCTGCGCGACGAGGACGTGCAGGAGATCATCCAGGACAACGTGATGGGCCGCGTGCGCAGGACCCAGGTCACTCCCGTGGTCGCGCGTGTCCTGTCACTTGTCACGCAGGACAACCGGCACCAGGAGCTGCTCGATTCCGCCATCCGCCTGCTGGGGCGCCTGGTGGACGAGAACCACGGGATGATCCGCGAGCGCATCGGCCGCGAGACGCCGTGGTGGGTGCCGACGCAGGTGGACGACAAGATCTTCGAGAAGCTGGTGGGGAGCGTGGAGAAGACGCTTCACGAGGTGGCCTCCGACCCCGGGCACCCGCTGCGGGCGCGCTTCAACGAGGCGGTCGCGGAGTTCATCGTGCGCCTCCAGGAGTCGCCTCAGACCATTGAGCGCGGCGAGGCGTTCAAGGAGGAGGTCCTCAGCCACCCCGCGGTGCGCGAGTACTCCGCCTCGCTGTGGGGCGACCTCAAGGCATCGCTCCTCAAGAACGCCGCCGACCCGGAGAGCGAGTTCCGCCGCCGCATCGGCCACGCCGTCACACGCGTGGGGCAGTCGCTGGTGGAGGACGAGGAGCTGCTGGAGAAGGTGGAGCTGTGGATCGAGAACGCGGTGATCTACGTGGTGGAGCAGTACCGCCACGAGATCGCGGGGCTCATCTCCACCACCGTAGCCGCGTGGGACCCGGAAGACACCACGCGCAAGATAGAGCTCCAGATCGGCAAGGATCTCCAGTTTATCCGCATCAACGGCACGCTGGTGGGCGGCCTCGCGGGGCTCGCGATCTACGCCATCGGGCGCGTCTTTGGGGTGTAG
- a CDS encoding DUF3221 domain-containing protein, with protein sequence MTWRMGGGLLALVLAAACARPGAGPLPEQAPDIIGAVTGRREVQGGVSVRIQQDSMRSAGYPVAQVTVGSGARVLRRTAGGLAPAAVEELRVGTRVQAWFTGPVLRSYPAQATARLVVIVPEQAP encoded by the coding sequence GTGACGTGGCGGATGGGGGGCGGGCTCCTGGCGCTGGTGCTGGCGGCGGCGTGCGCCCGCCCCGGCGCCGGACCCCTTCCCGAGCAGGCTCCGGACATCATCGGGGCCGTCACCGGCCGCCGCGAGGTGCAGGGCGGGGTGTCCGTGCGGATCCAGCAGGATTCCATGCGCAGCGCCGGCTACCCCGTGGCGCAGGTGACGGTGGGGAGCGGCGCGCGCGTCCTGCGGCGCACCGCCGGCGGTCTCGCCCCCGCCGCCGTGGAAGAGCTGCGGGTGGGCACGCGCGTGCAGGCGTGGTTCACCGGGCCCGTGCTGAGGTCCTACCCGGCGCAGGCCACGGCCCGGTTGGTGGTGATCGTGCCCGAGCAGGCTCCGTAA
- a CDS encoding HD domain-containing protein yields MTSPHEILARTELFVRQRMHGDGSGHDWWHVDRVRRTALRLAGKEGADPYVVELAALLHDVWDHKLHAGDDSVAPREIRRWLQEAGAEEPLVEHVCEIVAGLSFKGAGVATPIRTLEGAVVQDADRLDAIGAVGIARAFAFGGSRGRPLHDPETAPELHATFDAYRAGTGGTTHHFHEKLFLLRDRMNTAAARRLAEGRHRFMEEFLRRFHDEWNGEDGWS; encoded by the coding sequence ATGACGAGCCCGCACGAGATCCTGGCGCGCACCGAGCTCTTCGTCCGCCAGCGCATGCACGGCGACGGCTCCGGCCACGACTGGTGGCACGTGGACCGCGTGCGCCGCACGGCGTTGCGCCTGGCGGGCAAGGAGGGCGCCGATCCCTACGTCGTGGAGCTCGCCGCGCTGCTGCACGACGTCTGGGACCACAAGCTCCACGCCGGCGACGACAGCGTGGCCCCGCGCGAGATCCGCCGCTGGCTGCAAGAGGCCGGCGCGGAGGAGCCTCTCGTTGAGCACGTGTGCGAGATCGTGGCCGGATTGTCGTTCAAGGGGGCCGGCGTCGCCACTCCCATAAGGACGCTGGAGGGTGCCGTGGTGCAGGACGCCGACCGCCTGGACGCAATCGGGGCCGTGGGGATCGCGCGGGCCTTCGCCTTCGGGGGGAGCCGCGGGCGTCCGCTGCACGATCCGGAGACGGCGCCCGAGCTGCACGCCACCTTTGACGCGTACCGCGCCGGAACGGGCGGCACCACGCACCACTTCCACGAGAAGCTCTTCCTCCTGCGCGACAGGATGAACACCGCCGCCGCGCGCCGCCTGGCGGAGGGCCGGCACCGCTTCATGGAGGAGTTCCTGCGGCGCTTCCACGACGAATGGAACGGGGAGGATGGATGGAGCTGA
- a CDS encoding YIP1 family protein: MAIQPVKPQDLTHRGTRRATPEETMTESYTSGAPFARRTLVQRAIGAARLDIPTYEEVEADRDATGQAAVVVAVAAVCSAIGSIGQGTTGMIGGLIMAIVGWLVWSGVTYLIGTMLFGGTADWGELLRTIGFAQAPGVLYILGIIPILGGPVRIVVMIWILVAGIVAIRQALDVSTGKAVLTAIVGWLALLIPMMLLGGMAAMAGVGR; encoded by the coding sequence GTGGCGATCCAACCCGTGAAGCCGCAGGACCTTACCCACCGCGGCACCCGCCGCGCCACGCCCGAGGAGACCATGACCGAGTCCTACACCAGCGGAGCCCCCTTCGCACGCCGTACCCTCGTACAGCGCGCCATCGGCGCCGCCCGGCTGGACATCCCCACCTATGAAGAGGTGGAGGCCGATCGCGATGCCACCGGTCAGGCCGCCGTGGTGGTGGCGGTGGCGGCGGTCTGTTCCGCCATCGGCAGCATCGGCCAGGGGACGACCGGGATGATCGGAGGGCTGATCATGGCGATCGTCGGATGGCTCGTCTGGTCCGGCGTCACGTACCTGATCGGGACGATGCTCTTCGGCGGCACGGCGGATTGGGGCGAGCTGCTGCGCACCATCGGCTTCGCGCAGGCGCCCGGTGTGCTCTACATCCTGGGGATCATACCCATCCTGGGTGGACCGGTCAGGATCGTGGTGATGATCTGGATCCTGGTGGCGGGGATCGTCGCCATCCGCCAGGCGCTGGACGTGAGCACGGGGAAGGCGGTGCTCACCGCGATTGTCGGATGGCTGGCGCTTCTGATCCCGATGATGCTGCTCGGCGGGATGGCGGCGATGGCGGGCGTCGGCCGCTAA